Genomic window (Deinococcus yavapaiensis KR-236):
GATCGGCACCCGCCGCGCCACGTGTTCTTGGCACACGCGAAGAGGGCGGCCGTGGACGACGCGAGGCGGAAATGAAGAGGCGCCTTCCCAACATGGGAAGGCGCCGAGGGTAAGAGAGGGTTACACGCTGATGTCGGCGTAACGCGCGTTCTCTTGGATGAACGCCTTGCGCGGCGTGACTTCGGTGCCCATCAGGTCCTCGAAGACTTCGTTCGCCGCGATGAGGTCCTCGATGTCGACGCGCTTGAGCACTCTCGTCTCGGGATTCATCGTCGTTTCCCAGAGTTGCTCGGCGTTCATCTCGCCGAGACCCTTGTAACGCTGAATCTCGTACTTCCGGCCTTCTTTTTGCAGCTTGGCGGTGCGCTCGCGCAACTCGTCATTGGAGTACAAGTAGACCTCGTTGCCCTTGCCGCGTCCCCACGACAGCTTGAACAAGGGCGGCTGGGCCATGTAGAGGTAGCCTTGCTCCACGACGGGCCGCATGTAGCGGAAGAAGAAGGTCAGCAAGAGCGTCGCGATGTGCCCGCCGTCTTGGTCGGCGTCGGTCATGATGACGATCTTGTGGTAGCGAAGCTGCGACAAGTCGAAGTGCATCTTGTCGCCCGTGCCTTCGACGCCCGCGCCGATCGCTCCGATGAGGGCGCGAATTTCGGCGTTCTTGAGAATCTTGTTGAGCTCGGCCTTCTCGACGTTGAGAATCTTGCCGCGAAGCGGCAGGATCGCTTGGAAGCGGCGCTCGCGCCCGCCTTTGGCCGAGCCGCCTGCCGAGATGCCTTCCACGATGAACAGCTCGGATTCAGCGGGGTCTTGCGAGGTGCAGTCGGCGAGCTTGCCGGGCAAGTCGTCGTTCTCCAAGGGATTGGAGCGGCGCACGAGATCGCGGGCCTTACGGGCGGCTTCACGGGCGCGGGCCGCTTCGGCGGCCTTCTCGACGATGATCCTGCCGACCTTGGGATTCTCTTCGAGGTACTCGGCGAACTTCTCGCCGACGATGGCGTTCACCGCCGTCTGCGCTTCCGAGTTGAGCAGCTTGACCTTCGCTTGCGACTCGAACTGCGGCTCGGGAAGCTTGACGGAGATGACGCAGTGGATGCCTTCGAGCAAGTCGTCGCCCGTGGGCGTGGGGTTGCCCGACTTGATGAGCTTCTTTTCGTTGGCGTACTTGTTCAAAACGCGCGTGTAGGCCGTCTTGAAGCCCGTGAGCTGCGTGCCGCCTTCGCGCGTGCGGATCATGTTCGCGAAGGTGAGGATGTTGTCCTTGGAGTACGAGCCGGAGTGCACGAACGCCACTTCGACTTCGACGTCGGAGTGCGAACCCTTGATGGTGATGGGATCCTCGTACAGCAGCTTCGATCCGTCGGCGACGAGGTGTCGCGCGAGCGTGGAGATGCCGCCCTGCTCGTGGAAGATCTCTTGCTTGAGCTCGCCGCCGTGCAGATCGGTGCGCTCGTCGGTCAGGACGATCTTGAGGCCCGTGAGGTACGCGAGTTCGCGCAGACGGCGGCGAATGCGCTCGTAGTCGAAGACGTTCGCGAACTCGTGGAAGACCTTCGGGTCGGGCAGGAAGGTGACCTTCGTGCTCCACTCGACGTCGGACGGCGTCTTGCCGAGGACGCGCAGGGGCGTCACGACCGGGCCGCGCTCGAAGCGGATGTTATGGAGTTGACCGCCTTTGTTGACGGTGACGTCAAGGAAGTCGCTGAGGGCGTTCACGACGCTCGACCCGACGCCGTGCAGACCGCCTGACACCTTGTACGCGCCGCCGCCGAATTTGCCGCCGGCGTGAAGCTCGGTGAAGATGACTTCGATGGCGCTGCGGCCCTCGGTCTTCATCATGTCAACCGGAATGCCGCGCCCGTTGTCGGTGACGGTGGCGCTACCGTCGGGATGCATCGTGACGGTGACTTCGGAGGCAAAGCCCCCGAGGCCCTCGTCGATCGCGTTGTCGATGATCTCGGTGAGAAGCTGGTGGTAGCCGTCGATGCCGGTGCCGCCCTGCACGTACATGCCGGGACGCTTGCGCACGGCTTCGAGACCTTTGAGCACGGTGATGCTGGAGGCGTTGTATTCCTGCTGAGTCATGGCCCTCCTTGTAGGATGCCTAAAGCGAGAAAATCCGCGTCAGGCGCCCAAAAAGCACTTCTCATTGTATCAGAAGAAGTTGAAAGCGGTCAAGAAAAATATGTTCATGGCGTAGTGACTCCGGGGAGTCGGGTCCGGGCAGAACTCGGCTGTACAGAATATCGCTTGAACGTTACCCCTTGAACAATTCATAATCTTGATGTATGCGTCTGACTTCGTTTTCGGCCCACGCCTTCGTTTTGACGATGAGCATGGCGTTCACCCTCGCTTCCGCCACCACGCCGACGACGAACGTCTCTCGCTCCGGATCGTCTCCGTTCGTTTGGATTCTCATCGTGCTCGCGCTCGTCGTCGCCGCGCTCGCCGTGCGACGCGAACTTCGAAAGCGAACCGGAAAGCTTCCCAGCCAGCAAGCCTCCGACAAAGCTCCGAGCGCGCCGAGCGGCGTCACCGGGGTGCGCGTCGCGCCGTCCGCACCGCCCGCCGAAGTCCCGGTGTCTCAGCGCGCCTCGCAACCCGCGCCCACGCCTGCCCAGGCCACGCCTCCTTCCCAACCCAAGCCTGCGCCCGCACAAGCCGCGCCGCCCGCTCAACCCAAGCCCGCGCCCACCACGGTGCAAGAACGTACCGTCATCACGCCCAAGCCCGTCGAGCAACCCGTCGAATCGGCGCCTGCCCGTTCCGTGCCGCCAGCCGAAGCTCCTCGGCCCGCGCCGCAATCCACGGTCGCTCCGGTCGCCGCGGCGGCGCCCGCTCCCGCCAAAAGTGACGACCTCATGGACGGATTCGCTTTTCTCGGGCTCGGTGACTTCGGCGGTACGCTCGCGCCTGCCAGCGGTTGGCTGAGCTCCCTCAAGACCCACCCGGAGCGCGTGCGCGGTCTCAGCCTCGAAGGCGGCCTCGCGCTCGTGCACGACGACGCTGGCAACAACGCCGCCGTACCGCTCGGCGCGGACGTCGGAGAAGTGCTCGACGTGCCCGCGCTGCGCGGCCTTCGCCTCTCCGTCTCGGATCAAGGAGCGCGCGTCGTCGCCTTGCCGAACGGCGTGTACCTCGTGCAAGGCGGCACGCCCCTCGCAGCGGGCTCGTACCTCAAGCCCGGCGTGTTGTACGGGCTTGGCGTCGGCACGCCCCCGATCGCGGCGGCGAGCAGCTTCACCTTCGGCAGCGTCCTCGGAGCCCCGAACGTCGAGCAGTTCACGTCGGGCGGCATCGACGTCAAGCTGCTGCAAAACGGGCGCCGCCTCACGCCCAACCTCGATCCGGCGCGCGCCCACCTCATCTTCATAGACGACAAGCTCGACGTGGGCCAAGCGTACGGCATCTCCTCGCTCGGCGGCCTTCTCATCGATCAGCAAGACGAGGCCGCTCACCTGCACGCGCTGCCGACCGGCGTCGCGCTGTGGCAAGGCACGTCGCAGCTCAACCTCGGGCACACGCTGGAGAAAGGTACGTCGTACCGCCTCTCGGGCGCGGGTCTCGATGGCTACACCTTGGAGTGGCACGGCTGACCCGAGCGACTTCGAAGCTCGGCGCGCCACGAGGACGCGCCGAGCTTCTTTTCGGGTACGCTCGAAGGCATGAACTTCTGGGAAGCTCTTCACAACTTCGCTCTTCCCATCCCGATCGTCGGACACTACCTCGTCTTGTTGTCGGCGATTCTGTTCGTGTGGAGCCTCGCGCTCATTCGAAATCCCACGCCGTCTCGCGGCTTCTTGCTCGTCTTGCGCCTCAACTGGCTCGCGTACGCCCTCAATACCGTCGCGGGGCTCGCTCTGCAATTCAGCGGGCGGCACGTTCCGAGCGCCGTCGCCGACGCC
Coding sequences:
- a CDS encoding DNA gyrase subunit B, yielding MTQQEYNASSITVLKGLEAVRKRPGMYVQGGTGIDGYHQLLTEIIDNAIDEGLGGFASEVTVTMHPDGSATVTDNGRGIPVDMMKTEGRSAIEVIFTELHAGGKFGGGAYKVSGGLHGVGSSVVNALSDFLDVTVNKGGQLHNIRFERGPVVTPLRVLGKTPSDVEWSTKVTFLPDPKVFHEFANVFDYERIRRRLRELAYLTGLKIVLTDERTDLHGGELKQEIFHEQGGISTLARHLVADGSKLLYEDPITIKGSHSDVEVEVAFVHSGSYSKDNILTFANMIRTREGGTQLTGFKTAYTRVLNKYANEKKLIKSGNPTPTGDDLLEGIHCVISVKLPEPQFESQAKVKLLNSEAQTAVNAIVGEKFAEYLEENPKVGRIIVEKAAEAARAREAARKARDLVRRSNPLENDDLPGKLADCTSQDPAESELFIVEGISAGGSAKGGRERRFQAILPLRGKILNVEKAELNKILKNAEIRALIGAIGAGVEGTGDKMHFDLSQLRYHKIVIMTDADQDGGHIATLLLTFFFRYMRPVVEQGYLYMAQPPLFKLSWGRGKGNEVYLYSNDELRERTAKLQKEGRKYEIQRYKGLGEMNAEQLWETTMNPETRVLKRVDIEDLIAANEVFEDLMGTEVTPRKAFIQENARYADISV